In Tsukamurella tyrosinosolvens, the genomic window CGTGGCCCGCAGGACCGCGCCGAACAGGGCGCCCGCGCCGACCACCAGCAGGATCATGCCGATCGGCTTGAGCGCCGCGCCCGTCATCTCCGCCAGCTGGGTGGCGTTGATGCCACGCCGGATGCCCAGCAGGTAGAAGGCGAGCACCACGGCGATGGTCAGCGCGATGGCGGGCGTGCCGAGGAAGACCAGGATCGAGAAGGGCTTCGTGCCCTTCTCGAGCCACACCGAGCCGAAGGTGCCGCCGAGGATCAGCAGCATCGGCACGGCGATGATGAAAGCGATGAGCGAGAGCGGCGGCTTGTCCTTGCTCGCGTGCGCCTCCTCCGGGACGAACTCCTCCGGCACGTCGACGATGACGCGCTTGCCGATCCACGTGCCCCACACGACGCCCGAGGCGAACCAGGCCGGGATACCGCAGACGAGGCCCATGATGATGATCCAGCCGAGCGAGGTGTGCAGCAGCCCGGCCGCGGCGACGGGGCCGGGATGCGGGGGCAGGAAGGCGTGCGTCATCGACAGGCCGGCGAGCATCGGCATCGCGTACATGACGAGCGACTTGCCGCCGCGCTTGGCGCACACGTAGACCAGCGGCGCCAGGATGAAGATGCCGATGTCGAAGAAGACCGGGATGCCCAGGATGAGGCCGGTGACGCCCATCGCGAGCGGCGCGCCCTTGGGCCCGAACAGCTTGAGCAGCCAGCTGGTGAGCACGTCGGCGCCGCCGGAGCGTTCCAGGATGGCGCCGAGCACCGTGCCGAGGCCGATGATCGGGGCGATGTGCCCGAGGATGCCGCCGAAGCCGGTCTCCAGGATCGATTGCGCCGCACCCTTCTGCGGCGATCCGACCAGCTTCTCGACGGAGACGCCCGCGACCAGCGCGAGGCCCACCGAGACGATGATCAGCGCGATGAAGGGCTCGAGCTTGACCTTGATGATGAGGAGCAGCAGGACCGCGATCGATACCGCGGCGAGGGTCAGCAGACCCCCGGTGTCGTGCTGCAGCCAGTCGATGGCCGAGGACATGAGTGGTACTCCCGTTCTGGAAGGGGATCAGAGCGCGGCGACGAAACGCGCGGCGCGGAGGGTGATGTCGGCCCAGTCGCCGGCGGCGACGGTGTCGGGGGGCACGACGGACGTGCCGGCGCAGACGGCGATCGCGCCGGCACCCAGGAACTCGCGGGCATTGGCCTCACTGACCCCGCCGGACGGGAGGAGCGGCAGGCCGGGGAACGGACCGTGCAGGTCCTTGAGGTACGCCGGCCCGAAGGCACGGGCGGGGAAGATCTTCACGGCCACCGACCCGAGCGCGGCCGCGCGGGCCACCTCGGTCGGGGTCAGCGCGCCGAGGAAGACGGGGACGCCGAGGTCGCGGGCCGCCTCCGCGACCTCCTCGTTGACGTCGGGCGTCACGAGGAACCGGGCGCCGGCGTTCACGGCGTCGCGCGCCTGCGCGGCGGAGCGCACCGTCCCCACGCCGAGGTTCGTGCCCTCGACGCCGGCGGCGCGTTCGAGGTGGCCGAGCACGCCGGGCGTGGTGAACGTCAGCTCCACGGTGCGGATCCCGCCCTCCGCGAGCGCGCGGCACAGGGCCGCGGCGTCGGGGAGTTCGGGGGCGCGCACCACGGTGAGCGCCCGGTCGGCGGCCAGCGCGTCGAGCAGGCCGGATGGGTCGGTGGCGGTCACAGGACTCCTTCTTCCGTGAGGCGCAGCGCGCCGCCCGCGAGCGCGCCGGTGGTCTCCCCCTCGTCCAGGGCGGCGACGCCGCGGACGAAGACGTGCGTGAACCCCGCCGCGGGCGTGCGCGGGGCGTCGTAGGTGGCGCGGTCGATCACCGCGTCGGGGTCGAAGAGCGCCAGGTCGGCGGCATGGCCCTCACGGACCAGGCCCCGTCGGACCAGGCGGAGGCGACGGGCGGCCCGCCCCGTGAGGTGGCCGACGCACTCCTCGAGGCTCATCAGCCCCAGGTCCCGGCTGTAGTGGCCGAGGTAGCGGGCGAAGGTGCCCCAGGCGCGCGGGTGCGGCTTGCCGCCGACGAGCAGGCCGTCGCTGCCGCCGGTGTGCGCGGGGTGGCGCATGATGGCGCGCACGTTCTCCTCGTGCCCGACGTGCTGCAGGATGCCGGTGGCGAGGCGGTCGTCGAGCAGGAGCCCGATGCACACGTCGAACGGGTCGCGGCGCTCGTCGGCGGCGATCCGCTCGATGGTGCGGCCGACGTAGCCGGCGAGCGCGTCGGTGCCGACGCCGCTGATCTCGATGGTGTGCCACTCGGCGATCACGCCGTGACAGCCGTCGGATCCGGTGTGCTCCAGGTGCTCCCGGATGCGGGCGAGGTCCTGCGGGTCGCGCAGGCGCGCGAGAGTGGCGTCGGCGCCGCCGGCCGCGGTCCAGCTCGGGAGGATCGCGGCGAGCGTCGTGGCGCCCGGCAGGTAGGGGTAGGTGTCGAGGGAGACGTCGGCCCCCGCGGCGACGGCATCGTCGAGCAGGGCGAGGAGCTCGGGTGCCCGGCCCTTGTTCGGCCCGAAGTTGAGGGTGGCGTGCGCGAGGTGCAGCGGGCAGCCGGTGCGCCGCGACAGGTCGATCATCTCGGCGTAGGCCTCCATCGCGCCCGCGCCGTAGCTGCGGTGATGCGGCGAGAAGTAGCCGCCCAGCTCGCCGGTCGTGCGCATGAGCGCCGCCAGCTCGGCGTCGTCGGCGTACATGGCGGGCGTGTAGGTCAGTCCCGTCGACAGGCCCACGGCGCCCTCGCGCATGCCCTGCGCCAGGATCTCCTGCATCCGGGCCACCTCGGCCGGGGACGCGACACCGTCGCCGAAGCCGATCGTGAGGGCCCGGAGGAGGCCGTGCGGCACGAGGTAGGCGAGGTTGGTCGCGGTGCCGGCCGCATCGAGCCGGTCGAGGTACTCGCCGACGGTGCGCCAGGAGAAGTCGAAGTCCGCCGGATCGGTGTTCCACCCGGCGATCTGGCGCCGGACGACGGCGAGCGTCTCGTCGGAGACGGGCGCGTAGCTCAGGCCGTCCTGGCCGATCACCTCGCACGTGACGCCCTGCGTGATCCGCGACGGGTGCCCGGGGTTGAGGAGCACCTGCAGGTCGGAGTGGGCGTGCATGTCGATGAAGCCGGGGCTCAGGACCAGGCCGTCGGCGTCGATCACGCGGTGCGCCGCCCCGAGGTCGGTGCCGATTTCCGCGATGACGCCGTCGGTGATCGCGACGTCCGCGGTGTAGCGCGGCGCCTCGGTGCCATCGACGACGGACGCGGCGCGGATGAGTGTGTCGTGCATGGCGCGCCTCTAGAAGTAGGTGGAGATCATGTCGACGACCTGCGGGTTCTCGCCGTCGTCGGCGACCACGGGGATCACGCGCCATTTGTCGAAGACGGTGCACGGGTGGCTCAGGCCCAGGCGCACGACGTCGCCGACCGCGAGCGGGTCACCCGCGGGCAGGCGGAGGAACGCGTGCTGATCGTTGACCGCGGAGACCTCCGCCTCGAGCGGTCGCGCGGGCTCGCCGAGCGCGGGCGCGGCGACCTGCGGCTCGGGCAGGCCCTCGTCGAAGGAGACGTCGCGACGGCCCACGTCGAGCAGGGCGAGGCCGGGCTCGGGCCGGGAGATGACGCGCGCCCAGACGTGCATCGCGGACCGCAGCCGCGGCGCGTCGGCCTCGCGGCCGGACGGCGTGATGCCGCGGTAGAAGCCGTCGTCGTGGATGATGTACGCCCCCGAGCGGACCACGATCCGGGCGTCGTCGATGTCGCCCAGGATCGCGGCGACGCGGTCGAAATAGGCGCTGCCACCGGCGGAGACGACGATGCGGCCCGCCGGGTACAGCGGGCGCAGGCGGGAGTGCAGGTCCTTCAGCGTGCGCAGGTACTCGTCGACGGTGCCGAGCGCCGCGGCCGACGTGTCGTGCGCGAAGGCGCCCTCGTAGCCGGTGACGCCGCCGAGGCGCAGCCGCGGGGACGCGGCGATGCGCTCGCCGATCGCGACGGCCTCGTCGACGGTGCGCGCCCCGGTGCGGCCGCCGGGGCCGCCCATCTCGACGAGGACGGTGGGCTGCCGCGTCGCCGCGGCGAGACCGCGGTCGAGCACGTCGACGGTGCCGAGTCCGTCGGCCCAGAGGGTGACCTCGAGGTCCGGGTCGGCGTCGAGCGCCTCGCCGAGCCAGCGGATGCCGGCCGGGTCGGCGATCGCGTTCGCCACGTGCAGGTTCCGGAAGCCGGTGGCGACGGCGGCCTGCAGCTGGGGCAGGTTCGCGACGGTGATCGCCGTGGAGCCCGCGTCGAGCTGGTCCTGCCAGAGCGCGGGCGCCATCGTGGTCTTGCCGTGCGGCTCGAGGTCGAAGCCGTGCGCGGCGGTCCAGCGCGCGAACTCGGCGACGTTGTCGTTCATCGCGGCGCGGTCGAGTACGAGCACCGGCGTGGAGAGCCCGGCCAGACGCGGCGCGCGGGCGAGGAAGTCGGCCGTCGTCATGCCGTTCGCCCACGCGGGCACCGCCTTGTCGAGCACACTCAGCACCGTCGGCCGCGCGCCGTTCCCGTTGGCCATCATGCTTCCCAATCTGCTACGTTGCGTATATTGCAATCACCGTTGCGTGATGCGTGTCACAGACGCTAGCATTGCGACGAGGACCTGCACAACCACGAGACGGAAGAACGGTGCGAGACGGTGACGGAAGCTTGGATCGCGTGCCTCGGGGAACCGCTGGCGCTGGTCGC contains:
- a CDS encoding GntP family permease, producing the protein MSSAIDWLQHDTGGLLTLAAVSIAVLLLLIIKVKLEPFIALIIVSVGLALVAGVSVEKLVGSPQKGAAQSILETGFGGILGHIAPIIGLGTVLGAILERSGGADVLTSWLLKLFGPKGAPLAMGVTGLILGIPVFFDIGIFILAPLVYVCAKRGGKSLVMYAMPMLAGLSMTHAFLPPHPGPVAAAGLLHTSLGWIIIMGLVCGIPAWFASGVVWGTWIGKRVIVDVPEEFVPEEAHASKDKPPLSLIAFIIAVPMLLILGGTFGSVWLEKGTKPFSILVFLGTPAIALTIAVVLAFYLLGIRRGINATQLAEMTGAALKPIGMILLVVGAGALFGAVLRATGVGTALTDSMSDLGLPLIVTAYLVSCALRIAQGSATVAITATAGIIGETVAAGNYSQAQIALIVIAISAGSIILSHVNDGGFWIVAKYFNMTVKQTLMTWSVLETILSVVGFAMVLLVWAIV
- a CDS encoding alanine racemase — encoded protein: MMANGNGARPTVLSVLDKAVPAWANGMTTADFLARAPRLAGLSTPVLVLDRAAMNDNVAEFARWTAAHGFDLEPHGKTTMAPALWQDQLDAGSTAITVANLPQLQAAVATGFRNLHVANAIADPAGIRWLGEALDADPDLEVTLWADGLGTVDVLDRGLAAATRQPTVLVEMGGPGGRTGARTVDEAVAIGERIAASPRLRLGGVTGYEGAFAHDTSAAALGTVDEYLRTLKDLHSRLRPLYPAGRIVVSAGGSAYFDRVAAILGDIDDARIVVRSGAYIIHDDGFYRGITPSGREADAPRLRSAMHVWARVISRPEPGLALLDVGRRDVSFDEGLPEPQVAAPALGEPARPLEAEVSAVNDQHAFLRLPAGDPLAVGDVVRLGLSHPCTVFDKWRVIPVVADDGENPQVVDMISTYF
- a CDS encoding bifunctional 4-hydroxy-2-oxoglutarate aldolase/2-dehydro-3-deoxy-phosphogluconate aldolase translates to MTATDPSGLLDALAADRALTVVRAPELPDAAALCRALAEGGIRTVELTFTTPGVLGHLERAAGVEGTNLGVGTVRSAAQARDAVNAGARFLVTPDVNEEVAEAARDLGVPVFLGALTPTEVARAAALGSVAVKIFPARAFGPAYLKDLHGPFPGLPLLPSGGVSEANAREFLGAGAIAVCAGTSVVPPDTVAAGDWADITLRAARFVAAL
- a CDS encoding N-acyl-D-amino-acid deacylase family protein, which produces MHDTLIRAASVVDGTEAPRYTADVAITDGVIAEIGTDLGAAHRVIDADGLVLSPGFIDMHAHSDLQVLLNPGHPSRITQGVTCEVIGQDGLSYAPVSDETLAVVRRQIAGWNTDPADFDFSWRTVGEYLDRLDAAGTATNLAYLVPHGLLRALTIGFGDGVASPAEVARMQEILAQGMREGAVGLSTGLTYTPAMYADDAELAALMRTTGELGGYFSPHHRSYGAGAMEAYAEMIDLSRRTGCPLHLAHATLNFGPNKGRAPELLALLDDAVAAGADVSLDTYPYLPGATTLAAILPSWTAAGGADATLARLRDPQDLARIREHLEHTGSDGCHGVIAEWHTIEISGVGTDALAGYVGRTIERIAADERRDPFDVCIGLLLDDRLATGILQHVGHEENVRAIMRHPAHTGGSDGLLVGGKPHPRAWGTFARYLGHYSRDLGLMSLEECVGHLTGRAARRLRLVRRGLVREGHAADLALFDPDAVIDRATYDAPRTPAAGFTHVFVRGVAALDEGETTGALAGGALRLTEEGVL